In a genomic window of Sardina pilchardus chromosome 20, fSarPil1.1, whole genome shotgun sequence:
- the ap5s1 gene encoding AP-5 complex subunit sigma-1 yields MVCCFLIHTVCSVNALSAGGSRVLYSRVFGPEDNPETDPERRRLLQKERLLHLARRVRTAVGLYRDAAGGACVECVLGEEAVALGEAEFGVLRLSAGEPFAVERTVLWLGVQNLAFSLVCDAHENLLLAEGTLRNLARHCMEELRLLGPGSEILLKSDRIDALLHRYLPHGQLLFLNHRFTHLLDKELSAYGTK; encoded by the exons ATGGTATGCTGTTTTCTCATCCACACCGTGTGTTCGGTGAACGCCCTATCTGCCGGTGGCTCCCGCGTGCTGTACTCCCGCGTTTTTGGGCCAGAGGACAACCCAGAGACCGACCCAGAGAGGAGACGCCTCCTCCAGAAGGAGAGACTGCTCCACTTGGCCCG ACGCGTGCGGACTGCGGTGGGTTTGTACCGTGATGCGGCGGGCGGTGCgtgcgtggagtgtgtgttgggcgaGGAGGCGGTGGCGTTGGGCGAGGCCGAGTTTGGCGTCCTGCGTCTCAGCGCCGGGGAACCGTTCGCCGTGGAGCGGACCGTTCTGTGGCTGGGGGTGCAGAACCTGGCCTTCAGTCTGGTCTGTGACGCGCACGAGAACCTGCTGCTAGCCGAGGGAACCCTGCGGAACCTCGCTCGTCACTGCATGGAGGAGCTACGGCTTCTGGGGCCGGGCAGTGAG ATCCTGCTGAAAAGTGACCGCATCGACGCCCTGCTCCACCGCTACCTTCCTCACGGGCAGCTCCTCTTCCTCAACCACCGCTTCACGCACCTCCTGGACAAAGAGCTGAGCGCCTACGGCACCAAATGA
- the cdc25b gene encoding M-phase inducer phosphatase 2: protein MEMPQDAEFSPYNFHQGSRPDRNPRLSKLSLPELNAMASPCMKNLFASPTVLSPVTNLALNMNNLAVLGSQCETPKRKKNVPLLKIPSYASDASSDAGLGMDSPGPIDSVDVELAFEKAMQRMGEQGNEKVPIRRIHSLPTRLLGESPTFKKKDLDPRSFGIFAQTHSDSNKENVQDGSVFKKPSLPVSRSRLRSSPNRDAFAPRPNSAPALMLSPPSTSHFASLDDSSPFFLRRSSLTSSLQDDDDDGFLDVLDDLENESDVPAGMASLLTAPLVTTRQPTEDIGLPLFRCRPRGLFRSPSMPNPQVRAQLKRQERLDDNTPIRVKRRRSLAGTHFSEEIEQPQQTACAQVQRSKSFCHTEIEKLLDNDTTNYIGDFTKPFALPTVDGKHQDLKYITPDDMVAALDGKFNELVERVIVIDCRYPYEFEGGHIKGALNLHQEEQIEDFLMKTPVVPTCQGKRVVIVFHCEFSSERGPRMARFVRERDRALNEYPHLHYPELYVLKGGYKEFFPLHQLVCEPQSYRPMHHEDYREDLRKFRLKSRTWAGERSKRDLYSRLKKL, encoded by the exons ATGGAAATGCCTCAAGACGCCGAATTCAGTCCTTACAACTTTCACCAGGGCAGCAGGCCCGACAGGAACCCCAGGCTTTCCAAACTCTCCCTGCCGGAGTTGAATGCCATGGCTTCCCCCTGCATGAAGAATCTTTTCGCTTCGCCAACTGTCCTGTCCCCTGTGACTAATCTGGCTTTAAATATGAACAACCTTGCAGTCCTCGGAAG TCAATGTGAAACTCCCAAACGTAAGAAGAATGTCCCGCTGTTAAAGATCCCATCCTATGCCTCTGACGCCTCCTCAGATGCCG GTCTCGGAATGGATTCTCCCGGGCCAATTGACTCTGTGGATGTTGAACTCGC ATTTGAAAAGGCCATGCAAAGGATGGGCGAGCAAGGCAACGA GAAGGTGCCTATTAGAAGAATCCATTCCCTCCCG aCTCGGTTGCTGGGAGAGAGCCCCACTTTTAAGAAAAAGGATTTAGACCCCCGAAGCTTCGGCATCTTCGCTCAAACTCACTCCGACTCCAACAAAGAAAACGTACAG gatggctctgtgtttaAGAAGCCATCTCTCCCAGTGTCCCGCTCCCGCCTACGCTCCAGCCCCAATAGAGACGCTTTTGCTCCACGACCCAACTCTGCTCCTGCACTTATG ctctcccctccctccaccagtCACTTTGCCTCACTGGACGACAGCAGCCCTTTCTTCCTGCGGCGTTCCTCGCTCACCAGCAGTCTCCAGGACGACGACGATGATGGCTTCCTCGATGTCCTGGATGACCTtgag AATGAGTCCGACGTTCCAGCGGGCATGGCCAGTCTCCTCACGGCTCCCCTGGTGACCACCAGACAACCCACAGAGGACATTGGCCTG CCGTTGTTTCGGTGTCGGCCGCGAGGTCTCTTCCGTTCGCCGTCCATGCCCAATCCGCAGGTGCGCGCTCAACTCAAGAGGCAAGAGCGCCTGGACGACAACACGCCGATCCGAGTGAAGAGGAGGCGCAGTCTGGCCGGCACGCACTTCTCCGAAGAAATCGAACAGCCTCAACAGACG GCATGTGCTCAGGTTCAAAGATCAAAGTCGTTCTGCCACACGGAGATTGAGAAGCTGCTGGACAACGACACCACCAACTACATTGGAGATTTCACCAAG CCCTTTGCTTTGCCCACTGTTGATGGCAAACACCAGGACCTGAAGTACATCACACCTGATGAT ATGGTGGCAGCGCTCGACGGCAAATTCAACGAGCTCGTGGAGCGCGTGATCGTCATCGACTGTCGGTACCCCTACGAGTTCGAAGGCGGTCACATCAAGGGTGCGTTAAACCTGCACCAGGAGGAGCAGATTGAGGACTTCCTGATGAAGACGCCCGTCGTCCCGACGTGCCAGGGGAAGCGGGTGGTGATCGTGTTCCACTGCGAGTTCTCCTCGGAACGTGGGCCCCGCATGGCGCGCTTTGTGCGCGAGCGTGACCGGGCCCTCAACGAgtacccccacctccactaccCGGAGCTCTACGTCCTCAAGGGGGGCTACAAGGAGTTCTTCCCCcttcatcag TTGGTGTGCGAGCCGCAGTCGTACCGGCCGATGCACCACGAGGACTACAGGGAGGACCTCCGAAAGTTCCGGCTCAAGAGTCGCACGTGGGCCGGGGAGCGCAGCAAACGAGACCTCTACAGCCGCCTGAAGAAGCTCTGA